A genomic window from Yarrowia lipolytica chromosome 1D, complete sequence includes:
- a CDS encoding uncharacterized protein (Compare to YALI0D01606g, similar to Saccharomyces cerevisiae UIP5 (YKR044W); ancestral locus Anc_1.239, weakly similar to uniprot|P36137 Saccharomyces cerevisiae YKR044w hypothetical protein) — MLWTVLLAVAMLTKLCAGQNEEFGRLPYPKMSISPPFLEDGFNAKYFNMGGDISVRRFQQGQDWAAIQLTPDKGGKHGWMCSKNTLKLTYSDFEIVTQFRIMGETAGVYGDGMAVWLTTSPDLGLSESMPYGPVFGAPDKLKGFGMVVDLYRNGRKGRAFPYAHGMIMDGIQSYDNDHDGQYNEEAYGLDGCSLKGIYNSVRHAEMRISYVRGRYLGVDFRFKSHNEWKTCTVLDGDQVQRLEEIVGDEPLYLGVSAMTGEVSAKFQIGDVAVQKLINAPEIYADLAAINGVHDGEFVWNKQKHDIEEQAEMEELEEQGGRGLDKKKHSNKKDRGDNKVHLSAKAQKKLKARTRRKLRAMKNTNQQQSGRWLTHVLRVTLFIILLLFAYIAFAAYRSYRRKQKYPRYFD, encoded by the coding sequence ATGCTGTGGACAGTGCTACTTGCGGTGGCAATGCTGACTAAGCTATGTGCCGGGCAAAACGAGGAATTCGGCCGATTGCCCTACCCCAAGATGAGCATCTCTCCGCCGTTTCTGGAGGACGGCTTCAACGCCAAGTACTTCAACATGGGCGGGGATATCTCTGTGCGACGATTCCAGCAGGGCCAGGACTGGGCGGCCATCCAATTGACGCCGGACAAGGGCGGCAAACACGGCTGGATGTGCTCCAAAAACACCCTGAAGCTGACCTACTCTGATTTCGAAATCGTGACCCAGTTCCGAATCATGGGGGAGACGGCCGGGGTTTACGGAGACGGCATGGCCGTGTGGCTGACCACGTCTCCGGATCTCGGACTCAGTGAATCCATGCCCTACGGACCTGTTTTTGGAGCCCccgacaagctcaagggGTTCGGGATGGTTGTTGATCTGTATCGAAACGGCAGAAAGGGACGAGCGTTCCCCTACGCTCACGGAATGATCATGGACGGTATTCAGTCCTACGACAATGATCACGATGGCCAATACAACGAGGAGGCCTACGGTCTGGACGGATGCAGCTTGAAGGGCATCTACAACTCTGTGCGACACGCCGAGATGCGAATTTCTTACGTTCGAGGCCGCTACTTGGGCGTGGACTTCCGATTTAAGAGCCACAATGAGTGGAAAACGTGCACTGTGCTAGATGGAGACCAGGTGCAAaggctggaggagattgtgggCGACGAACCTCTTTACTTGGGTGTGTCAGCCATGACCGGCGAGGTTTCCGCCAAGTTCCAGATTGGCGACGTGGCTGTTCAGAAGCTCATCAACGCCCCCGAGATCTACGCCGATCTGGCTGCTATCAACGGTGTTCATGATGGCGAGTTTGTTTGGAACAAGCAGAAACATGATATCGAAGAACAGGCTGAaatggaggagctggaggagcagggaGGACGAGgtctggacaagaagaagcacagcaacaagaaggacagaGGCGATAACAAGGTGCATCTTTCTGCAAAGGcgcagaagaagctcaaggctCGAACACGGCGAAAGCTCAGAGCCATGAAGAACaccaaccagcagcaaagTGGCCGATGGCTGACTCATGTTCTGCGGGTGACGCTCTTCATTATTCTGCTCTTGTTTGCATACATTGCTTTTGCTGCTTACCGGTCCTATCGACGAAAGCAAAAGTATCCTCGGTATTTTGACTAG